Proteins encoded in a region of the Variovorax sp. PAMC 28711 genome:
- a CDS encoding phosphatidate cytidylyltransferase has product MNHFLRGLAPTQQVAALFVLVFGVLTIVSTVTLIISLRERRNAEHGEAWLREFEDFRSLLRTTWWMVVVFWIGWALGDGVATVLFALIAFLALREFITLSPTRRGDHRSLILAFFVVLPIQFILVGTARFDLFTVFIPVYVFLAIPVVSALSNDTGQFLERNAKLQWGITVCVYGMSHVPALLLLSFPGYEGKSAFLVFFLVFVVQTCMVVQHLIARRFTYEPLAPAEARRGLQRWLAREPFAPNVSRSFNWASWAVGMAIASLVGAAMSFITPFGFGQALAMALIACVAGSMGHFVMKALKRDRGIPNWGPKGSGVTGANGLLDKVDALCFAAPVFFHSVRWYFGV; this is encoded by the coding sequence ATGAACCATTTCCTGCGCGGCCTTGCGCCGACCCAGCAAGTCGCGGCCCTCTTCGTGCTCGTTTTCGGCGTGCTCACGATCGTCAGCACCGTCACGCTGATCATCAGCCTGCGCGAACGCCGCAACGCCGAACACGGCGAAGCCTGGTTGCGCGAGTTCGAAGATTTCCGCAGCCTGCTGCGCACCACCTGGTGGATGGTGGTGGTGTTCTGGATCGGCTGGGCGCTCGGCGACGGCGTGGCGACGGTGCTTTTCGCGCTCATCGCGTTCCTTGCGCTGCGCGAATTCATCACGCTCTCGCCGACACGGCGTGGCGATCATCGCAGCCTGATCCTCGCGTTCTTTGTGGTGCTGCCGATTCAGTTCATCCTGGTCGGCACCGCGCGCTTCGATCTCTTCACCGTGTTCATTCCGGTCTACGTGTTCCTGGCCATTCCGGTGGTGAGCGCGTTGTCGAATGACACCGGGCAATTCCTCGAACGCAACGCCAAGCTGCAATGGGGCATCACGGTCTGCGTCTACGGCATGAGCCACGTGCCGGCGTTGCTGCTGCTCTCGTTCCCGGGCTACGAAGGCAAGAGCGCGTTCCTCGTGTTCTTCCTGGTGTTTGTGGTGCAGACCTGCATGGTGGTGCAGCACCTGATCGCGCGTCGCTTCACGTACGAGCCGCTCGCCCCGGCCGAAGCGCGCCGCGGCCTGCAGCGCTGGCTGGCACGCGAGCCCTTCGCGCCGAACGTGAGCCGAAGCTTCAACTGGGCCAGCTGGGCGGTCGGCATGGCGATCGCCAGTTTGGTGGGCGCGGCCATGTCGTTCATCACACCGTTCGGCTTCGGTCAGGCGCTCGCGATGGCGCTCATCGCGTGCGTCGCGGGCTCGATGGGCCACTTCGTGATGAAGGCGCTCAAGCGCGATCGCGGCATTCCGAACTGGGGGCCGAAGGGCAGCGGTGTGACCGGCGCGAACGGCCTGCTGGACAAGGTGGACGCCCTGTGCTTTGCGGCGCCGGTGTTCTTTCATTCGGTGCGCTGGTACTTCGGGGTCTGA
- the ruvC gene encoding crossover junction endodeoxyribonuclease RuvC has protein sequence MRVLGIDPGLNVTGFGVVDVDGHALRYVASGTITTRHLGTGNLPARLKVLFDGINEVAARYQPDASAVEIVFVNVNPQSTLLLGQARGACVTALVTSNLSVAEYTALQMKQAVAGHGNAAKAQVQEMVKRLLNLPGLPGSDAADALGIAITHAHVGRSMARLASATALAPGATGSYRSGRTR, from the coding sequence ATGCGTGTGCTCGGCATCGACCCCGGCCTGAACGTCACCGGTTTCGGCGTGGTCGACGTGGACGGCCACGCGCTGCGCTATGTGGCCAGCGGCACCATCACGACGCGCCATCTCGGCACCGGCAACCTGCCGGCGCGCCTCAAGGTGCTGTTCGACGGCATCAACGAAGTGGCGGCGCGCTACCAGCCCGACGCGTCGGCGGTCGAGATCGTGTTCGTCAACGTCAATCCGCAATCGACCTTGCTGCTCGGCCAGGCGCGCGGCGCGTGCGTGACCGCGCTGGTCACCAGCAACCTGTCGGTCGCGGAGTACACCGCGCTGCAGATGAAGCAGGCCGTCGCCGGTCACGGCAATGCGGCGAAGGCGCAGGTCCAGGAAATGGTGAAGCGCTTGCTGAACCTGCCCGGCCTGCCCGGCAGCGACGCGGCCGATGCGCTCGGCATCGCCATCACCCACGCGCACGTCGGCCGCTCGATGGCGCGACTCGCCAGTGCCACGGCGCTCGCACCGGGCGCCACCGGCAGCTACCGTTCGGGGCGCACGCGCTGA
- a CDS encoding Pr6Pr family membrane protein — translation MTPSTSNSIPLARLSGALLAVIAWFSLLLQLNLSVGMAAANGKPAVMGFVIFLGYFTVLTNLFVALVLTLPLVVPSSAAGRFAARPGVVGCAVTSLVVVGIGYHLLLRHVWSPQGLQWLADMLLHYVMPILFFLHWLLVLPGRRLPALAPLVWCVYPVAYIVYALLRGEVLHAYPYPFIDVTAIGYGAALRNSLGLLACFGILGAILVAVSNARARA, via the coding sequence ATGACCCCTTCCACCTCCAACTCCATTCCCCTCGCCCGCCTGTCCGGCGCGCTGCTCGCGGTCATCGCCTGGTTCTCGCTGCTGCTGCAGCTCAACCTGTCGGTCGGCATGGCGGCCGCCAACGGCAAGCCGGCGGTGATGGGCTTCGTGATCTTTCTCGGCTACTTCACCGTGCTCACCAACCTGTTCGTCGCGCTGGTGCTGACGCTGCCGCTCGTCGTGCCGTCGTCGGCCGCCGGACGCTTCGCGGCGCGGCCGGGCGTGGTGGGTTGCGCCGTCACCAGCCTGGTCGTCGTGGGCATCGGCTATCACCTGCTGCTGCGTCATGTGTGGTCGCCGCAGGGCCTGCAGTGGCTCGCCGACATGCTGCTGCACTACGTGATGCCGATCCTGTTTTTCCTGCACTGGCTGCTGGTGCTGCCCGGGCGCAGGTTGCCCGCGCTGGCACCGCTCGTGTGGTGCGTGTACCCGGTGGCCTACATCGTCTACGCATTGCTGCGCGGCGAAGTGCTGCATGCGTATCCGTACCCGTTCATCGATGTGACGGCGATCGGCTACGGCGCGGCGCTGCGCAATTCGCTCGGGCTGCTGGCGTGCTTCGGGATACTGGGTGCGATCCTGGTCGCCGTGTCGAACGCCCGCGCCCGTGCCTGA
- the lpxC gene encoding UDP-3-O-acyl-N-acetylglucosamine deacetylase, whose translation MLQQRTLKSISRAVGVGLHSGQRVELTLRPAPVDTGIVFRRVDLPEPVDIRMTAEAVTDTRLASTVSTGGAKVQTIEHLMSACAGLGIDNLIIDITADEVPILDGSASSFVFLLQSAGIELQKAARKFIRVTRKVEVREGEGANEKWASLAPYHGYKLAFEIDFDHRVVNSTGQRVEFDLGSGSYSRDIARARTFGFTKEVEYMRSKGLALGGGLDNAIVMDDTKVLNAGGLRYDDEFVKHKILDAMGDLYVVGHPLLSAYTAFRSGHGLNNKLLRELMAQKDAWEIVTFDDVKRAPAGFAEVARAW comes from the coding sequence GTGCTGCAACAACGAACGCTCAAATCGATCAGCCGCGCCGTGGGCGTGGGGCTGCACAGCGGCCAGCGCGTGGAACTCACGCTGCGGCCGGCGCCCGTCGACACCGGCATCGTGTTCCGCCGGGTCGACCTGCCCGAGCCCGTCGACATCCGCATGACGGCCGAGGCGGTGACCGACACGCGCCTCGCGTCGACGGTGTCCACCGGCGGCGCCAAGGTGCAGACCATCGAACACCTGATGTCGGCGTGCGCCGGCCTCGGCATCGACAACCTGATCATCGACATCACGGCCGACGAGGTGCCGATCCTCGACGGTTCCGCATCGTCCTTCGTGTTCCTGCTGCAGAGCGCGGGCATCGAATTGCAGAAGGCGGCGCGCAAGTTCATCCGCGTGACGCGCAAGGTCGAGGTGCGCGAAGGCGAGGGCGCCAACGAGAAGTGGGCGAGCCTGGCGCCGTACCACGGCTACAAGCTGGCCTTCGAGATCGACTTCGACCACCGCGTCGTCAACTCGACCGGACAGCGCGTCGAATTCGATCTGGGCAGCGGCTCCTACAGCCGCGACATCGCGCGTGCGCGCACCTTCGGCTTCACCAAGGAAGTCGAGTACATGCGCAGCAAGGGCCTGGCGCTCGGCGGCGGGCTCGACAACGCGATCGTCATGGACGACACCAAGGTGCTCAATGCCGGCGGCCTGCGCTATGACGACGAGTTCGTGAAGCACAAGATCCTCGACGCGATGGGCGACCTGTACGTGGTCGGCCACCCGCTCCTCAGCGCCTACACCGCGTTCCGTTCAGGCCACGGGCTCAACAACAAGCTGCTGCGCGAACTGATGGCGCAAAAAGATGCGTGGGAAATCGTCACCTTCGACGACGTGAAGCGTGCGCCGGCCGGCTTTGCCGAAGTCGCGCGCGCCTGGTAG
- the ftsZ gene encoding cell division protein FtsZ, which yields MAIEMIEVEEFNQGTQIKVIGVGGGGGNAVAHMMERGVQGVQFVCANTDAQALTRSNAHKIIQLGTSGLGAGSKPDKGREAAELAVDDIREAIAGAHMLFITAGMGGGTGTGAAPVIARVAKEMGILTVGVVTKPFDWEGGRRMNNADAGLAELEANVDSLIVVLNEKLLDVLGEDITQDEAFAHANDVLKNAVGGISEIINEYGGVNVDFEDVRTVMGEPGKAMMGTAAAAGPDRARIAAEQAVACPLLEGIDLSGAKGVLVLVTASKGSLKLSESKLAMTTIRAFASPDAHVIYGAAYDESLGDEMRVTVVATGLSRADARRQAPELKVLRTGTDNVGYAMPAVGGVGQAGAHGQPNYEGMAVPSVWRTNRTMAAAKVDALSSGGMDDFEIPAFLRRQAD from the coding sequence ATGGCCATCGAAATGATCGAAGTCGAAGAATTCAACCAGGGCACCCAGATCAAGGTGATCGGCGTCGGCGGCGGCGGCGGCAACGCGGTCGCGCACATGATGGAACGCGGCGTGCAAGGCGTTCAGTTCGTCTGCGCCAACACCGACGCGCAGGCACTCACGCGCAGCAATGCGCACAAGATCATCCAGCTGGGCACGAGTGGCCTTGGCGCCGGCAGCAAGCCCGACAAGGGCCGTGAAGCCGCCGAGCTCGCCGTGGACGACATCCGCGAAGCCATCGCCGGTGCGCACATGCTCTTCATCACCGCCGGCATGGGCGGCGGCACCGGCACCGGCGCTGCCCCTGTGATCGCTCGCGTGGCGAAGGAAATGGGCATCCTGACCGTTGGCGTCGTGACCAAGCCATTCGACTGGGAAGGTGGCCGTCGCATGAACAATGCCGACGCCGGCCTGGCCGAACTCGAAGCGAACGTCGACTCGCTGATCGTGGTGCTCAACGAGAAGCTGCTCGACGTGCTGGGTGAAGACATCACCCAGGACGAAGCCTTCGCGCACGCCAACGACGTGCTGAAGAACGCCGTCGGCGGCATTTCGGAAATCATCAACGAGTACGGTGGCGTGAACGTCGACTTCGAAGACGTGCGCACCGTGATGGGCGAGCCGGGCAAGGCCATGATGGGCACCGCCGCTGCGGCCGGCCCGGACCGCGCACGCATCGCTGCCGAGCAGGCTGTCGCCTGCCCATTGCTCGAAGGCATCGACCTGTCGGGTGCCAAGGGCGTGCTGGTGCTGGTGACCGCGTCGAAGGGTTCTTTGAAGCTGAGCGAATCCAAGCTCGCGATGACCACCATCCGCGCCTTCGCTTCGCCGGACGCGCACGTGATCTACGGTGCGGCGTACGACGAGAGCCTCGGCGACGAGATGCGCGTGACGGTGGTGGCAACGGGTCTGTCGCGCGCCGACGCTCGCCGCCAGGCGCCGGAACTCAAGGTGCTGCGCACCGGCACCGACAACGTGGGCTACGCCATGCCTGCCGTCGGTGGCGTGGGCCAGGCCGGCGCGCACGGCCAGCCCAACTACGAAGGCATGGCCGTGCCGAGCGTGTGGCGCACCAACCGCACGATGGCCGCCGCCAAGGTCGACGCGCTGTCGTCGGGCGGCATGGACGACTTCGAAATCCCGGCCTTCCTGCGCCGCCAGGCCGACTGA
- the ftsA gene encoding cell division protein FtsA, giving the protein MPKEYKDLVVGLDIGTAKVMVVVAEVLPGGELKLAGLGVAPSNGLKRGVVVNIDATVHSIQQALKEAELMADCKIGRVYTGITGSHIRGINSSGMVAVKDKEVTPADVARVVETARAINISSDQRLLLVEPQEFVIDGQDVKEPIGMSGMRLEAKVHIVTGAQSAAENIIKCVRRCGLEVDQLMLNPLASSQAVLTDDEKELGVCLVDIGAGTTDVAIFTNGAIRHTAVIPIAGDLITSDIAMALRTPTKDAEDIKVENGYAKQLLADPDTQVEVPGLGDRGPRMLSKQALAGVIEPRIEEIFQLVQQVIRESGYEEVLSSGIVLTGGSAVMPGMVELGEDIFLKPVRRGIPKYSSALSDMVAQPRAATVMGLLEEARFARMRGFKVAQKNGSVKTAFGRFKDFIVGNF; this is encoded by the coding sequence ATGCCCAAAGAATACAAAGACCTCGTCGTCGGCCTCGACATCGGCACCGCCAAGGTGATGGTCGTGGTCGCCGAGGTGCTGCCCGGCGGCGAGCTCAAGCTGGCCGGCCTGGGCGTCGCGCCGAGCAACGGCCTCAAGCGCGGCGTGGTGGTCAACATCGACGCCACGGTGCACAGCATCCAGCAGGCGCTGAAAGAGGCCGAGCTGATGGCCGACTGCAAGATCGGCCGCGTCTACACCGGCATCACCGGCAGCCACATCCGCGGCATCAACTCCAGCGGCATGGTCGCGGTGAAAGACAAGGAAGTGACGCCGGCCGACGTGGCCCGCGTGGTCGAGACGGCGCGCGCGATCAACATCTCGAGCGACCAGCGCCTGCTTCTGGTCGAGCCGCAGGAATTCGTGATCGACGGGCAGGACGTGAAGGAGCCGATCGGCATGAGCGGCATGCGCCTCGAAGCCAAGGTGCACATCGTGACCGGCGCACAGAGCGCGGCCGAGAACATCATCAAGTGCGTGCGCCGTTGCGGCCTGGAAGTCGACCAGCTCATGCTGAACCCGCTGGCGTCGAGCCAGGCCGTGCTGACCGACGACGAAAAGGAACTGGGCGTGTGCCTGGTCGACATCGGCGCGGGCACCACCGACGTGGCGATCTTCACCAACGGCGCGATCCGCCACACCGCCGTGATCCCGATCGCGGGCGATCTGATCACCAGCGACATCGCGATGGCGCTGCGCACCCCGACCAAAGACGCGGAAGACATCAAGGTCGAGAACGGCTACGCCAAGCAACTGCTGGCCGACCCCGACACGCAGGTCGAAGTGCCGGGCCTGGGCGACCGCGGTCCGCGCATGCTGAGCAAGCAGGCGCTGGCCGGCGTGATCGAGCCGCGCATCGAAGAAATTTTCCAGCTGGTGCAGCAGGTGATCCGTGAATCGGGCTACGAAGAAGTGCTGTCGTCGGGCATCGTGCTCACGGGCGGCAGTGCGGTCATGCCCGGCATGGTCGAGCTCGGCGAAGACATCTTCCTGAAACCGGTGCGACGCGGCATTCCGAAGTACTCGAGCGCGCTGTCCGACATGGTCGCTCAGCCGCGTGCCGCAACCGTCATGGGCCTGCTCGAAGAAGCGCGATTCGCCCGCATGCGCGGCTTCAAGGTCGCACAGAAAAACGGTTCGGTGAAGACGGCCTTCGGTCGCTTCAAGGACTTCATCGTGGGGAACTTCTGA
- a CDS encoding cell division protein FtsQ/DivIB, translating to MADAIPVPFDVRLMNTIATVMFALVAVMLLAAGAWWVLRQPFFPIAAIKVDGEVTHNNAVTLRANVAPQLAGNFFTVDLAKARTAFESVPWVRKAVVRREFPNRLRATLTEQVPVAHWNAEADSKLVNGYGEVFEANVAEVDDSLPHLSGPGDQAGSVLGMYRVLEPLLQPYDLTIDELSLSSRGSWVATLDTGAVIELGRGHGEEVSARLQRFLKTVTQVAGQYGRSLASVEGADLRHTDAYALRLRGVTTVAPDAKPAPKKK from the coding sequence ATGGCCGATGCGATCCCTGTGCCCTTCGACGTCCGGCTCATGAACACCATCGCGACGGTCATGTTCGCGCTGGTGGCCGTCATGCTGCTGGCGGCGGGTGCGTGGTGGGTCCTGCGTCAGCCCTTCTTCCCGATCGCCGCGATCAAGGTCGATGGCGAAGTGACCCACAACAACGCGGTCACGCTGCGCGCCAACGTCGCGCCGCAACTGGCCGGCAACTTCTTCACGGTCGATCTCGCCAAGGCGCGCACGGCTTTCGAGTCGGTGCCGTGGGTTCGCAAGGCCGTGGTGCGACGCGAGTTCCCGAACCGCCTGCGCGCCACGCTGACCGAGCAGGTGCCGGTGGCGCACTGGAACGCCGAGGCCGACTCGAAGCTGGTCAACGGTTACGGCGAAGTGTTCGAAGCCAACGTAGCCGAGGTCGACGATTCGCTGCCGCACCTGTCAGGGCCCGGCGACCAGGCGGGTTCGGTGCTCGGCATGTACCGCGTGCTCGAACCGCTCCTGCAGCCGTACGACCTGACCATCGACGAGCTGTCGCTCTCGAGCCGCGGCAGCTGGGTGGCGACGCTCGACACCGGCGCCGTGATCGAACTCGGCCGCGGCCACGGCGAAGAGGTGTCGGCGCGCCTGCAACGCTTCCTGAAAACCGTGACGCAGGTGGCAGGTCAGTACGGCCGCTCGCTCGCCTCTGTCGAAGGCGCGGACCTGCGCCACACCGATGCTTACGCGCTGCGCCTGCGCGGCGTCACCACGGTCGCGCCCGACGCCAAGCCCGCCCCCAAGAAGAAATAA
- a CDS encoding D-alanine--D-alanine ligase encodes MSPIDPHALGKVAVLFGGTSAEREISHMSGTGVLAALQSRGVDAHAFDPATRDLVELKREGFARCFVALHGRHGEDGTVQGALELLGIPYTGSGVMASSVAMDKVMTKRIWQADGLPTPKYVRLAFDQQSREQIRAVPDVLGLPLIVKPPREGSSIGVTKVEGYSQMQDAVTLSAKYDSDVLCEEFIEGEEVTCAVLGHGLDAVALPVVRIAAPEGAYDYQNKYFTDDVKYHCPSGLPEAEERHIQQITLAAYRTLGCRGWGRADVMIRASDRKAFLLEVNTSPGMTSHSLVPMSARAAGIPYEDLCLRVLASAALDSQGSH; translated from the coding sequence ATGAGCCCGATCGATCCGCATGCCTTGGGCAAGGTTGCCGTGCTGTTCGGCGGCACCTCGGCCGAGCGCGAGATCTCCCACATGTCGGGCACCGGCGTGCTGGCGGCTTTGCAGTCGCGCGGCGTCGATGCGCATGCGTTCGACCCCGCCACGCGCGACCTGGTCGAGCTCAAGCGCGAAGGTTTCGCGCGCTGCTTCGTCGCGCTGCACGGTCGCCATGGTGAAGACGGCACCGTGCAGGGCGCCCTCGAACTGCTCGGCATTCCGTACACCGGCTCGGGCGTGATGGCGTCCAGCGTCGCGATGGACAAGGTCATGACCAAGCGCATCTGGCAAGCCGACGGATTGCCCACGCCGAAGTACGTGCGCCTGGCCTTCGACCAGCAGAGCCGCGAACAGATTCGTGCCGTGCCCGACGTACTGGGCCTGCCGCTGATCGTGAAGCCGCCGCGCGAAGGCTCGTCGATCGGCGTGACCAAGGTCGAAGGCTATTCCCAGATGCAGGACGCGGTGACGCTCTCGGCCAAGTACGACAGCGACGTGCTCTGCGAGGAATTCATCGAGGGCGAGGAAGTGACTTGCGCCGTGCTCGGCCACGGGCTCGACGCGGTGGCGCTGCCGGTGGTGCGCATCGCCGCTCCCGAAGGCGCCTACGATTACCAGAACAAGTACTTCACCGACGACGTGAAGTACCACTGCCCGAGCGGCCTGCCCGAGGCGGAAGAGCGCCACATCCAGCAGATCACGCTGGCCGCCTATCGCACGCTCGGCTGCCGCGGCTGGGGCCGTGCCGACGTGATGATCCGCGCCAGCGACCGCAAGGCGTTCCTGCTCGAGGTCAACACTTCGCCGGGCATGACCAGCCACTCGCTGGTGCCGATGTCGGCGCGCGCCGCGGGCATCCCCTACGAAGACCTGTGCCTGCGCGTGCTCGCGTCGGCCGCGCTCGATTCTCAAGGGAGCCACTGA
- the murC gene encoding UDP-N-acetylmuramate--L-alanine ligase, with product MKHAIRHIHFVGVGGVGMSGIAEILLNLGYRISGSDLADSATLKRLASLGIATFVGHDAANIAGADAVVTSTAVQADNPEVIAAREKKIPVVPRALMLAELMRLKQGIAIAGTHGKTTTTSLVASVLAAAGLDPTFVIGGRLNSAGANAKLGSGDYIVVEADESDASFLNLLPVMAVVTNIDADHMETYGHDFANLKKAFVDFLHRMPFYGVAILCTDDAAVREIVSEVTCPVTSYGFNDDAQVRAVNVRAVGGQMHFTVQRRNGITLPDLDIVLNLPGEHNVLNALSVIAVAVELNVPDEAVQRGLADFKGVGRRFQSYGDVAVQGVPTTHAAGAFTVIDDYGHHPVEMAATLAAARGAFPGRRLVLAFQPHRYTRTRDCFEDFVKVIGNADAVLLGEVYAAGEQPIVAADGRSLARALRVAGKVEPVFVDDIAAMPQAILDNAREGDVVICMGAGSIGAVPAKVVELGTVSSKSERFTREGRAV from the coding sequence ATGAAGCACGCCATCCGTCACATTCATTTCGTCGGCGTCGGCGGCGTCGGCATGAGCGGCATCGCCGAAATCCTGCTGAACCTCGGCTACCGCATCTCGGGCTCCGACCTGGCCGACAGCGCGACGCTCAAGCGCCTGGCGAGCCTCGGCATCGCGACCTTCGTCGGCCACGATGCCGCGAACATCGCGGGCGCCGACGCGGTCGTGACGTCGACCGCGGTGCAGGCGGACAACCCGGAAGTGATCGCCGCGCGTGAGAAGAAGATCCCGGTCGTGCCGCGCGCCCTCATGTTGGCCGAACTCATGCGCCTGAAGCAGGGCATCGCGATCGCCGGCACGCACGGCAAGACCACCACCACCAGCCTGGTGGCGAGCGTGCTCGCCGCCGCCGGGCTCGACCCGACCTTCGTGATCGGCGGCCGGCTGAACAGCGCCGGCGCCAACGCGAAGCTGGGCAGCGGCGACTACATCGTGGTGGAGGCCGACGAATCGGACGCCTCGTTCCTGAACCTGCTGCCGGTCATGGCGGTCGTCACGAACATCGACGCCGACCACATGGAGACCTACGGGCACGACTTCGCGAACCTCAAGAAGGCCTTCGTCGATTTCCTGCACCGCATGCCGTTCTACGGCGTGGCGATCCTCTGCACCGACGATGCCGCGGTGCGCGAGATCGTTTCGGAAGTGACTTGCCCGGTCACGAGCTACGGCTTCAACGACGACGCCCAGGTGCGCGCGGTGAACGTGCGCGCGGTCGGCGGCCAGATGCACTTCACGGTGCAGCGCCGCAACGGCATCACCTTGCCCGACCTGGACATCGTGCTGAACCTGCCGGGCGAGCACAACGTGCTGAACGCGCTGTCGGTCATCGCGGTGGCGGTGGAACTCAACGTGCCCGACGAGGCCGTGCAGCGCGGCCTGGCCGATTTCAAGGGCGTGGGCCGGCGCTTCCAGAGCTACGGCGACGTGGCGGTACAGGGCGTGCCGACGACCCATGCCGCCGGCGCTTTCACCGTGATCGACGACTACGGCCACCATCCGGTCGAGATGGCCGCGACCCTCGCCGCGGCGCGCGGTGCGTTCCCGGGCCGCCGGCTGGTGCTGGCGTTCCAGCCGCACCGCTACACACGCACCCGGGATTGCTTCGAGGATTTCGTGAAGGTCATCGGCAACGCCGACGCGGTGCTGCTGGGCGAGGTGTACGCGGCGGGCGAGCAGCCGATCGTGGCGGCCGACGGCCGGTCGCTAGCGCGCGCACTGCGCGTGGCGGGCAAGGTCGAGCCGGTGTTCGTCGACGACATCGCGGCCATGCCGCAAGCCATCCTGGACAACGCCCGCGAAGGCGACGTCGTGATCTGCATGGGCGCGGGCTCGATCGGCGCCGTGCCGGCCAAGGTCGTGGAGCTGGGCACCGTGTCTTCGAAATCAGAGCGCTTCACGCGCGAGGGAAGGGCAGTATGA
- the murG gene encoding undecaprenyldiphospho-muramoylpentapeptide beta-N-acetylglucosaminyltransferase, with translation MTRTALVMAGGTGGHIFPGLAVAEELRTRGWQVHWLGAPGSMEEKLVPPRGFAFEPVQFGGVRGKGPLTLLMLPGRLLRAFLQSIAVLRRVKPDVVVGLGGYITFPGGMMSVLLGKPLVLHEQNSVAGLANKVLASVANRVFTAFPDVLKNATWVGNPLRAGFLQQPVPAVRFASRSGPLKLLVVGGSLGAKALNAVVPKALAMIAPAARPSVVHQSGAKQIDELRANYAAAGVTGELTPFIDDTASAYADADLIVARAGASTVTEIAAVGAAALFVPFPSAVDDHQTTNAHFLVDAGGGWIVQQSELTPELLADLLQKTERSTLVERAMKAKTMQKTEAVGEVVRACEELAAKREARA, from the coding sequence ATGACGCGGACCGCCTTGGTCATGGCCGGCGGCACCGGCGGCCACATCTTCCCGGGCCTCGCGGTCGCGGAAGAATTGCGCACGCGTGGCTGGCAGGTGCACTGGCTGGGCGCGCCGGGCAGCATGGAAGAAAAGCTCGTGCCGCCGCGCGGTTTCGCCTTCGAACCCGTTCAGTTCGGCGGCGTGCGCGGCAAGGGTCCGCTCACCTTGCTCATGCTGCCGGGGCGGCTGCTGCGCGCCTTCCTGCAAAGCATCGCGGTGCTGCGCCGCGTCAAGCCCGACGTGGTCGTCGGCCTCGGCGGCTACATCACTTTTCCCGGCGGCATGATGAGCGTGCTGCTCGGCAAGCCGCTCGTGCTGCACGAGCAGAATTCGGTGGCCGGGCTCGCCAACAAGGTGCTCGCCAGCGTGGCGAACCGCGTTTTCACCGCGTTTCCGGATGTGCTGAAGAATGCGACCTGGGTCGGCAATCCGCTGCGTGCGGGGTTCCTGCAGCAGCCGGTGCCGGCTGTGCGCTTCGCCAGTCGCAGCGGCCCGCTCAAACTGCTGGTCGTGGGCGGCAGCCTGGGCGCCAAAGCGCTCAACGCGGTGGTGCCCAAGGCGCTCGCGATGATCGCGCCGGCCGCCCGGCCCAGCGTGGTCCATCAGAGCGGTGCCAAGCAGATCGACGAGCTGCGTGCCAACTACGCCGCGGCAGGCGTCACCGGCGAGCTCACGCCCTTCATCGACGACACGGCCAGCGCGTATGCCGATGCCGACCTGATCGTCGCGCGCGCCGGTGCCAGCACCGTGACCGAAATCGCAGCCGTCGGCGCCGCCGCGCTGTTCGTTCCCTTTCCTTCGGCGGTGGACGACCACCAGACCACCAACGCCCACTTCCTGGTCGACGCGGGCGGCGGCTGGATCGTTCAACAGTCCGAACTCACCCCTGAATTGCTGGCCGACTTGCTACAAAAAACAGAACGCTCCACGCTGGTCGAGCGGGCCATGAAGGCCAAGACGATGCAGAAGACAGAAGCCGTCGGCGAAGTCGTTCGCGCCTGCGAAGAGCTCGCCGCGAAACGGGAGGCCCGCGCATGA